Proteins encoded together in one Pongo pygmaeus isolate AG05252 chromosome Y, NHGRI_mPonPyg2-v2.0_pri, whole genome shotgun sequence window:
- the ASMTL gene encoding probable bifunctional dTTP/UTP pyrophosphatase/methyltransferase protein isoform X4, producing the protein MLSRLSGREHSVFTGVAIVHCSSKEHQLDTRVSEFYEETKVKFSELSEELLWEYIHSGEPMDKAGGYGIQALGGVLVESVHGDFLNVVGFPLNHFCKQLVKLYYPPRPEDLRRRVKHNSIPAVDTFEDLSDVEGSGSEPAQRDTGSCDEKAQAGEAGQAAAEAECHRTQETLPPFPTRLLELIDGFMLSKALFTACKLKVFDLLKDEAPQKAADIASKVDTSACGMERLLNICAAMGLLEKTEQGYSNTETANLHLASDGEYSLHGIIMHKNDLTWNLFTYLEFAIREGTHQHHRLLGKKVEDLFQDAYYQSPETRLRFMWAMHSMVKLTACQVATAFDLSRFSSACDVGGCTGALARELAREYPRMQVTVFDLPDIIELAAHFQPARPQAAQIHFAAGDFFRDPLPSAELYVLCRILHDWPDDKVHKLLSRVAESCKPGAGLLLVEMLLDEEKRVAQRALMQSLNMLVQTEGRERSPGEYQCLLELHGFHQVQVVHLGGVLDAILATKVAP; encoded by the exons AACATCAACTGGACACCAGGGTCTCGGAATTCTACGAGGAAACGAAGGTGAAGTTCTCGGAGCTGTCTGAGGAGCTGCTCTGGGAATACATCCACAGCGGGGAGCCCAT GGACAAAGCTGGTGGCTACGGGATCCAGGCCCTGGGCGGCGTGCTGGTGGAATCTGTACACGGGGACTTTCTGAACGTAGTGGGATTCCCGCTGAACCACTTCTGCAAGCAGCTGGTGAAGCTCTACTACCCGCCCCGCCCGGAGGACTTGCGGCGGCGTGTCAAGCACAACTCCATCCCCGCCGTGGATACCTTCGAAGACCTCAGTGACGTGGAGGGGAGCGGCTCGGAGCCCGCTCAGAGGGACACGGGCAGCTGCGATGAGAAGGCCCAGGCGGGAGAGGCGGGACAGGCCGCGGCAGAGGCTGAGTGTCACAGGACTCAGGAGACCCTGCCTCCGTTCCCGACACGCCTCCTGGAGCTGATTGACGGCTTTATGCTATCGAAG GCCCTGTTCACCGCTTGCAAACTGAAGGTGTTTGATTTGTTAAAAGATGAAGCACCCCAGAAGGCTGCGGATATTGCCAGCAAAGTGGACACCTCTGCGTGTGGAATGGAGAGGCTTCTGAACATCTGTGCTGCCATGGGGCTCCTGGAGAAGACAGAGCAAG GTTACAGTAACACAGAGACAGCGAACCTCCACCTGGCATCGGACGGTGAATACTCTCTGCATGGCATCATCATGCACAAAAATGACCTCACCTGGAACCTCTTTACATACCTGGAGTTTGCCATCCGAGAGGGAACACACCAGCACCACAGGCTGTTGGGGAAGAAGGTGGAAGATCTGTTCCAG GACGCGTACTACCAGAGCCCGGAGACGCGGCTGAGGTTCATGTGGGCCATGCACAGCATGGTGAAGCTGACTGCGTGCCAGGTGGCCACGGCCTTCGATCTGTCCCGCTTCTCCTCCGCCTGCGACGTGGGAG GCTGCACGGGTGCACTGGCCCGAGAGCTGGCCCGTGAGTACCCTCGTATGCAGGTGACTGTGTTTGACCTCCCGGACATCATCGAGCTGGCCGCCCACTTCCAACCCGCCAGACCGCAGGCAGCGCAGATCCACTTCGCAGCAG GTGACTTTTTCAGGGACCCCCTCCCCAGCGCTGAGCTGTACGTCCTGTGCCGGATCCTGCATGACTGGCCAGACGACAAAGTCCACAAGTTACTCAGCAGGGTCGCTGAGAGCTGCAAGCCAG GGGCCGGCCTGCTGCTGGTGGAGATGCTCCTGGATGAGGAGAAGAGGGTGGCGCAGCGCGCCCTGATGCAGTCGCTGAACATGCTGGTGCAGACTGAAGGCAGGGAGCGGAGCCCGGGCGAGTATCAGTGCTTGCTGGAGCTGCACGGCTTCCACCAGGTGCAGGTGGTGCACTTGGGGGGTGTCCTGGATGCTATCTTGGCCACCAAAGTGGCCCCCTGA